In Nonlabens agnitus, the DNA window GCCCTCAAAGTCAAAAGATTCCAGTAGCCATTGAGCAAATTCATCAGTATCATCTACGGGTAATTGAGCAACGCAATAGAAGGCGCCACCTGGATTTGCCACTTCTACACCGTCGATTTTTTTAAGGCTGGATATAAGAATGTCTCGACGCTCGATATATTCCTGTATCACGTCGTCAAAATAGGATTGTGGTGTGTCAAGAGCGGCTTCTGCGGCAATTTGCGCAAAAGTTGGTGGGCTTAATCTGGCCTGAGCAAATTTCATTGCTGCAGCTACAACTTCCTTATTTTTGGAAACCATGCAACCTATTCGTGCGCCACACATACTGTAGCGTTTGCTCACACTATCGATCATAATCGCGTGGTTTTTCAGACCTGCTTGATTCAAGACTGAGAAATGCTCACGTCCATCATAGGCAAATTCTCTATAGACTTCATCTGCCACAAGAAATAAATCGTGCTTTTTGACCAGCGCTGCCAATTGATCCATTTCTTCCTGAGTATAAAGATACCCAGTAGGATTTCCTGGATTACAGATGAGAATGGCTTTGGTTTTATCTGTGATTAATTTTTCAAATTCTGCTATGGATGGCAATGCAAAATTATTGTCAATACTGGTTGTAATAGGCTTTACGGTAACGCCGCTAGCTGTGGCAAACCCGTTATAGTTGGCATAGAATGGCTCTGGAATGATGACTTCATCACCATAATCGCAAATGCTTCCCATGGCAAACAACAACGCCTCGCTACCACCGGTGGAAACGATGATATCGTCGATGGACAAGTTCATGCCTAACTTATTGTAATGAGATATCAACTTTTCTCTGTAAGTTAAGTTCCCTGCACTATGACTATATTCAAGGATGGTTATATCATTTTGTCTAACCGCATCAATGGCCTGCTT includes these proteins:
- a CDS encoding pyridoxal phosphate-dependent aminotransferase, whose protein sequence is MPQISEKGRSMPSSPVRKLVPFAEAAKQRGTHIYQLNIGQPDIKTPKQAIDAVRQNDITILEYSHSAGNLTYREKLISHYNKLGMNLSIDDIIVSTGGSEALLFAMGSICDYGDEVIIPEPFYANYNGFATASGVTVKPITTSIDNNFALPSIAEFEKLITDKTKAILICNPGNPTGYLYTQEEMDQLAALVKKHDLFLVADEVYREFAYDGREHFSVLNQAGLKNHAIMIDSVSKRYSMCGARIGCMVSKNKEVVAAAMKFAQARLSPPTFAQIAAEAALDTPQSYFDDVIQEYIERRDILISSLKKIDGVEVANPGGAFYCVAQLPVDDTDEFAQWLLESFDFEGETIMVAPAAGFYSTPGMGKNQIRIAYVLEKDSLVKAVNILEKGLKAYLS